In Methanocalculus natronophilus, one genomic interval encodes:
- a CDS encoding nitroreductase family protein: MSDCIRTLTQQSRSTRRFQEDHLLSRDQLTGLIDIARFCPSARNRQPLRYIISVDPDQTHAICSLLLWALDLPEWDGPVAGERPPAYITILASVDCSPDPAIDLGIAAQTILLAAAEEGIAGCIFGSVQKSGLRRLLQVPAEMEILLVVALGYPAEEIRLEPLPPNGDTRYWRSPDGIHHVPKRALEDCIIHQGEQAD; encoded by the coding sequence ATGAGTGACTGCATCAGAACGCTGACACAACAGAGCAGGAGCACCCGCCGTTTCCAGGAAGATCACTTGCTTTCCCGCGACCAGCTTACAGGACTCATCGATATTGCCAGGTTCTGCCCGTCTGCCAGGAACCGGCAGCCGCTTCGGTATATCATCTCGGTTGATCCTGACCAGACTCATGCTATCTGTTCCCTCCTTCTCTGGGCGCTTGATCTCCCTGAGTGGGACGGGCCTGTTGCTGGTGAGCGGCCCCCTGCGTATATCACGATTCTTGCATCTGTCGATTGCAGCCCGGATCCTGCAATTGATCTTGGGATTGCCGCCCAGACGATCCTCCTTGCTGCTGCTGAAGAGGGTATTGCGGGTTGCATCTTCGGATCAGTGCAGAAGTCCGGGCTTCGCCGCCTGCTGCAGGTTCCAGCAGAGATGGAGATTCTGCTCGTTGTAGCACTCGGCTATCCGGCAGAAGAGATCCGGCTTGAGCCGCTCCCGCCCAATGGAGATACCCGGTACTGGCGATCACCTGATGGTATCCACCATGTCCCGAAGCGGGCGCTAGAGGATTGTATTATTCATCAGGGAGAGCAGGCAGATTAG
- the fhcD gene encoding formylmethanofuran--tetrahydromethanopterin N-formyltransferase, producing MQRNDTVILDTFAEAFPIWVSRVIVTADSLKWAYVAAGEAAGFATSKIYCPCEAGIEGEYTDTPDGRPGVSILICGEKKQMRSLVADRISQCILPAPTASAYDGLPDAVDRFFTRMHYFGDGYEERCTVGGRQCWKIPVMEGYYIGEERFGTVKGIAGGNFLVMSDNQRDALAAAEAAVEAINPLLGVITSFAGGIVGSGSKVGCSNYRFPMPASTNHRLCPALRETVQGSQVPDGVTTIYEIVINGIGGDAIQSAMKAGITAAVATGGVLAIGASNFDGRLGPHRFALHDLF from the coding sequence ATGCAGCGTAACGATACAGTCATCCTTGATACCTTTGCTGAAGCCTTCCCAATCTGGGTATCACGGGTGATCGTCACAGCCGACTCCCTGAAATGGGCCTATGTGGCTGCTGGGGAGGCAGCCGGCTTTGCGACATCAAAAATCTACTGTCCCTGCGAGGCAGGGATCGAAGGTGAATATACCGATACGCCAGATGGCAGGCCCGGCGTCTCGATCCTGATCTGTGGCGAAAAAAAGCAGATGCGATCCCTTGTCGCAGACCGGATATCCCAGTGCATCCTCCCTGCACCGACCGCATCAGCCTATGACGGCCTGCCGGATGCGGTTGATCGCTTTTTTACCCGGATGCATTATTTCGGGGACGGGTACGAGGAGCGCTGCACTGTTGGCGGGAGGCAGTGCTGGAAGATACCCGTGATGGAAGGATACTATATCGGGGAAGAACGGTTTGGAACCGTGAAGGGGATTGCAGGAGGCAACTTCCTCGTTATGAGTGATAACCAGAGAGACGCACTTGCCGCAGCAGAAGCAGCAGTTGAGGCAATCAATCCCCTCCTAGGCGTCATCACGAGTTTTGCCGGAGGAATTGTCGGGAGCGGGTCAAAAGTCGGGTGCAGCAACTACCGCTTCCCGATGCCAGCAAGCACAAACCACCGCCTCTGCCCGGCACTCAGGGAAACGGTGCAAGGTTCACAGGTCCCGGATGGCGTGACGACAATCTATGAGATCGTCATCAACGGGATCGGCGGGGATGCGATTCAGTCGGCCATGAAAGCAGGTATTACAGCCGCCGTAGCAACGGGCGGAGTCCTTGCCATCGGGGCATCGAATTTTGATGGCAGGCTCGGACCGCACCGGTTTGCACTCCATGATCTCTTCTGA
- a CDS encoding 5-formyltetrahydrofolate cyclo-ligase has protein sequence MAEDKETIRNILRQRKELQTPDERFEKSRRICSHLMKMIQPKETVMVYTSKEKEVNTVPLITMLLAYKNPVIVPIIQKEDYTLRLSYLEDMGVLIPSTFGVPEPIGSEIPARGEDVDTIILPMLGFDRRGGRIGYGAGYYDRFLSMHPEIRKIGIAFAFQEIEALPLDPHDIIMDAIITEDGVVYKRG, from the coding sequence ATGGCTGAAGATAAGGAGACGATACGGAATATTCTCAGGCAGAGGAAAGAACTTCAAACCCCGGATGAGCGGTTTGAAAAGAGCAGGCGGATCTGTTCACACCTGATGAAGATGATCCAGCCAAAGGAGACGGTGATGGTCTATACCTCAAAAGAGAAGGAGGTGAACACAGTTCCGCTCATCACGATGCTCCTTGCATACAAAAACCCGGTCATTGTCCCGATCATCCAGAAAGAAGATTACACCCTTCGCCTCTCGTACCTGGAAGACATGGGTGTTCTGATCCCAAGTACATTCGGTGTTCCAGAGCCAATCGGAAGCGAGATCCCGGCCCGTGGGGAGGATGTCGACACCATCATCCTGCCGATGCTCGGGTTTGACCGCCGTGGCGGGCGTATCGGGTATGGTGCAGGCTATTATGACAGGTTCCTCTCGATGCATCCTGAGATCAGAAAGATCGGCATCGCCTTTGCCTTCCAGGAGATCGAGGCGCTGCCACTGGATCCCCATGACATCATCATGGATGCAATCATAACAGAAGACGGGGTTGTCTACAAAAGAGGGTGA
- a CDS encoding putative sulfate/molybdate transporter, with translation MESSRPGEREGEDGIRFSLRELAGSVGDFGTIFPIILGAGIAAQVNVSYAFLGVGLWFIIAGFYYKLPIPIEPMKAIGAIAIAEGLTAGEIAASGIIIGILFLAFGMVKGMERIRRVIPESVIRGIQVGLALLLLRTSLGYIVADIFFAALAIGIVVIFFLGATWRKIPDISSLVVIGIGLAAGIIMTGMPPLRMIPIPELIIPLSGDWLFATIHLVIPQIPLTLGNAILATSLLTLDLFRHEVKPDRLAKTTGIMNLITAPLGGFPMCHGAGGLAAMYRFGARTGGANIIAGLIIIGFAVAFAPPEVLTLIPYGIFGGLLVFVALELGKHGIQTDSYPVTIFIGIITLISGITPAFILGMILAYILGKQKSEDDAAKG, from the coding sequence ATGGAGAGCAGTAGGCCAGGGGAGAGGGAAGGCGAAGACGGCATCCGGTTCTCCCTCAGGGAGCTTGCAGGGTCTGTCGGCGATTTTGGGACAATATTTCCGATCATCCTTGGAGCAGGGATAGCCGCCCAGGTGAATGTCAGTTATGCATTCCTCGGGGTCGGCCTCTGGTTCATCATCGCAGGCTTCTATTACAAACTCCCAATCCCGATTGAGCCGATGAAGGCAATCGGCGCCATTGCCATTGCCGAAGGACTGACAGCAGGCGAGATTGCAGCCTCCGGGATCATCATCGGGATCTTATTCCTCGCATTCGGTATGGTGAAGGGGATGGAGCGGATCAGGCGGGTCATCCCTGAGAGCGTCATCAGGGGGATCCAGGTGGGCCTTGCCCTGCTCCTGCTCAGGACGTCATTAGGCTATATCGTAGCAGACATCTTCTTTGCCGCTCTTGCCATTGGAATCGTGGTCATCTTCTTTCTTGGAGCAACATGGAGGAAGATCCCGGATATTTCGTCACTTGTCGTCATCGGAATTGGTCTTGCCGCAGGCATCATCATGACCGGGATGCCGCCACTCAGAATGATTCCGATCCCTGAACTGATTATCCCTCTCTCAGGCGACTGGCTCTTTGCCACCATTCACCTGGTGATCCCCCAGATCCCCCTGACACTTGGAAATGCGATCCTCGCCACATCCCTCCTCACCCTTGATCTCTTCAGGCACGAGGTAAAACCTGACCGGCTGGCAAAGACAACCGGCATAATGAACCTGATCACTGCCCCGCTCGGCGGGTTCCCGATGTGCCACGGTGCCGGGGGACTCGCCGCCATGTACAGGTTTGGAGCACGGACCGGCGGGGCAAACATCATCGCCGGGCTCATCATCATCGGATTTGCAGTCGCCTTTGCACCCCCGGAAGTCCTGACCCTGATCCCCTATGGTATCTTTGGCGGCCTCCTCGTCTTTGTCGCTCTCGAACTTGGGAAACACGGGATACAAACCGACTCCTACCCGGTCACCATCTTCATCGGCATCATAACGCTCATCAGTGGCATCACCCCGGCTTTTATACTCGGGATGATCCTGGCATACATCCTCGGCAAACAGAAGAGCGAAGATGATGCTGCAAAAGGATGA
- the ltrA gene encoding group II intron reverse transcriptase/maturase, translated as MKEGITMKVCHSTTSQDEKHTDKDLARQWNSIDWDKVKSTVNRLQIRIAKATQEGKWNLVKRLSYLLTHSLSAKMLAVRIVTQNKGKRTPGIDGELWNSPSEKMKAALRLTDKQYRAQPLRRIYIPKPGKDTKRPISIPTMYDRAMQALYGLALQPIAETTADPRSFGFRLFRSAQDASEYAFKCLGKKTSSPYILEGDIRGCFDNILHDWLKEHIPMDQSVLTQFLKSGYVFDQTLYPTDKGTPQGGLFSPILANMTLDGLENVLKAEFPRMKVHFIRYADDFLVTAPTKEIAEAARNVIQRFLAKRGLTLSEEKTLITHIGDGFDFLGYNFRKYKGKFLTKPSKMSIKSITDKIKTVTKKAQAWSQDDLIKTLNPIIRGWANYHRHIVAKQTFKKLDKYLWIVTWQWGKRRHSDKGFKWIVDRYWKSEGNRNWVFQTQENTLLQFSDASIRRHSHPKLDANPYLERNYFLERKERMTRQTPWIQTKLSYFALPPSNGLRNA; from the coding sequence ATGAAGGAAGGTATAACGATGAAAGTATGTCATTCAACGACGTCACAAGACGAGAAACATACTGACAAGGATCTCGCCCGGCAATGGAACTCCATTGACTGGGACAAAGTCAAATCCACCGTTAATCGGCTACAGATCCGGATTGCAAAGGCAACACAAGAAGGAAAATGGAATCTGGTTAAACGTCTGAGTTATCTGTTGACACACTCGCTCTCAGCAAAAATGCTGGCAGTACGAATCGTGACTCAGAACAAGGGAAAGCGTACCCCAGGCATTGATGGAGAACTCTGGAACTCCCCATCTGAGAAGATGAAGGCAGCCCTGAGGCTCACTGACAAACAGTATCGCGCGCAACCATTACGACGCATCTACATCCCTAAACCAGGGAAGGATACTAAACGTCCGATCTCGATTCCAACAATGTATGATCGCGCAATGCAGGCACTCTATGGTCTGGCTCTCCAGCCGATTGCAGAGACGACAGCAGATCCACGATCATTTGGATTCAGACTCTTCCGATCAGCACAGGATGCGTCAGAATACGCATTCAAATGCCTTGGAAAAAAGACGTCCTCCCCATACATCCTTGAAGGCGATATTCGCGGATGTTTTGATAACATCCTCCACGATTGGCTCAAGGAACATATACCCATGGATCAATCGGTCCTCACCCAGTTTCTCAAATCGGGATATGTCTTCGATCAGACACTCTATCCGACAGACAAAGGTACTCCGCAGGGTGGGCTTTTTTCCCCAATTCTCGCGAATATGACGCTGGACGGGTTAGAAAACGTCCTTAAAGCAGAGTTCCCACGGATGAAAGTTCATTTTATCCGATATGCAGATGATTTCCTGGTAACTGCTCCTACGAAAGAGATCGCAGAGGCAGCCAGGAACGTCATACAGAGATTTCTCGCGAAGAGAGGGTTAACACTATCGGAAGAGAAGACGTTGATCACACACATTGGCGATGGTTTTGATTTTCTCGGATACAATTTCCGGAAATACAAAGGTAAATTCCTGACCAAACCATCAAAGATGTCAATTAAATCGATCACTGACAAAATCAAAACTGTGACAAAAAAGGCGCAAGCCTGGTCACAGGACGACCTGATAAAGACATTAAACCCAATTATACGAGGATGGGCAAACTACCATCGTCATATTGTCGCCAAACAGACATTTAAGAAACTGGACAAATACCTCTGGATCGTAACATGGCAATGGGGAAAACGACGACACTCTGACAAGGGATTCAAATGGATTGTAGACAGATACTGGAAATCTGAAGGGAACAGGAACTGGGTTTTCCAGACACAGGAAAACACCCTCCTCCAATTCTCTGATGCATCAATCCGGAGACACAGTCACCCTAAACTCGATGCGAATCCATATCTCGAAAGGAATTACTTTCTGGAGAGAAAAGAGCGCATGACAAGACAGACACCATGGATTCAAACCAAATTATCCTATTTTGCGTTACCGCCCAGCAATGGGTTGAGGAATGCGTGA
- a CDS encoding substrate-binding domain-containing protein translates to MKWDSQIVIIALLLAGLLVSGCVSDDTASASRGELRIATTTSLYDTGLLDHLRPAFEDKYNAKLLVVSAGTGKALEYGQRGDVDVMMVHDRAREDTFIADGDGVERRVIAYNYFVIIGPESDPAGIRGTEPEEAFKTLMTEGKAGTPGVAFVSRGDASGTHAKEQAIWKSAGYTYATDVQNSGNWYVEAGSGMGATLVMANEKEAYTLSDIGTFLAYKGDLKLVPIVDSGDILLNVYSTMLINPEKHAGIDTELGKAWINYLISDKVQQEIATFGVAEYGEPLFFAASGKWDVMGVPEAEVTTPVL, encoded by the coding sequence ATGAAATGGGATTCCCAAATAGTCATAATCGCACTCCTTCTTGCAGGGCTGCTTGTTTCCGGATGTGTCAGTGATGATACGGCATCAGCCTCCCGCGGGGAACTCCGTATCGCGACAACCACAAGCCTCTATGATACGGGTTTGCTTGATCACCTGAGGCCCGCGTTCGAGGATAAGTATAATGCGAAACTCCTTGTTGTCTCAGCCGGAACGGGGAAAGCCCTAGAGTACGGCCAGCGTGGCGATGTCGACGTGATGATGGTCCATGACCGTGCCCGTGAAGATACATTCATTGCAGACGGCGATGGGGTTGAGCGGCGTGTCATCGCATACAATTACTTTGTGATCATCGGTCCAGAATCAGATCCGGCAGGCATCCGTGGCACAGAGCCGGAGGAAGCGTTTAAGACTCTTATGACTGAGGGCAAAGCCGGGACTCCGGGGGTTGCCTTTGTCTCACGCGGTGATGCATCAGGAACCCATGCAAAAGAGCAGGCGATCTGGAAGTCCGCAGGCTATACCTACGCAACCGATGTCCAGAATTCAGGCAACTGGTATGTCGAAGCCGGATCCGGGATGGGTGCAACCCTGGTGATGGCGAATGAGAAAGAGGCATACACACTCTCTGATATCGGAACGTTCCTTGCATACAAGGGGGACTTAAAGCTTGTGCCGATCGTCGACTCCGGGGATATCCTCCTGAATGTCTACTCAACGATGTTGATCAATCCTGAGAAGCATGCCGGCATCGACACCGAGCTTGGGAAAGCCTGGATCAACTACTTAATCTCCGACAAAGTGCAGCAGGAGATTGCAACCTTCGGTGTTGCAGAGTATGGTGAACCCCTCTTCTTTGCCGCATCCGGCAAATGGGATGTTATGGGTGTTCCGGAAGCAGAGGTAACCACCCCTGTTCTCTGA
- a CDS encoding ABC transporter permease — translation MNEIAEGFKTAIELIVTLDPEVIEISIRSIIISLSATLFASLIAIPIGSVITFNEFPGKKALVNLIQTLYALPTVLVGLFVFLLISRAGPFGFLRLLFTPEGMVIAQTILILPIMVGLTISALKGVDITILDTLRSLGASQYQFIAGVVREARYAIMAAVVLGFGRAISEVGAAIMIGGNIRGHTRVLTTAISLETSMGNLAMSIALGIILLGIALVINLMLAYVQNR, via the coding sequence ATGAACGAGATCGCAGAAGGCTTTAAGACAGCAATCGAGCTGATCGTCACCCTCGATCCCGAGGTGATCGAGATCTCAATCCGGAGCATCATCATCTCGCTCTCAGCGACGCTCTTCGCATCACTTATCGCCATTCCGATCGGATCAGTCATCACCTTCAATGAGTTCCCGGGAAAGAAGGCTCTGGTAAACCTGATCCAGACACTCTATGCCCTCCCGACGGTGCTTGTGGGGCTCTTTGTCTTCCTCCTGATCTCGCGTGCGGGGCCGTTTGGCTTTCTGCGCCTCCTCTTCACGCCTGAAGGGATGGTGATTGCCCAGACGATCCTGATCCTGCCGATCATGGTCGGCCTGACCATCTCCGCATTGAAAGGGGTTGATATAACAATCCTCGATACATTGCGGTCACTTGGGGCCTCGCAGTACCAGTTTATCGCGGGGGTTGTCCGTGAGGCACGGTATGCGATCATGGCGGCAGTGGTGCTTGGCTTTGGCCGTGCCATATCGGAAGTCGGGGCTGCGATCATGATCGGAGGGAACATACGGGGCCATACCCGTGTCCTGACAACGGCGATCTCGCTCGAGACCTCGATGGGGAATCTTGCTATGTCCATTGCGCTTGGCATCATTCTCCTTGGAATAGCCCTTGTGATCAACCTCATGCTTGCATATGTCCAGAACCGGTGA
- a CDS encoding ABC transporter ATP-binding protein — protein sequence MLDLRDITKTFGDSEVLRGVSAEIRKGEIFTIIGPSGAGKSTLLRIINLLESPSGGDVLLEGMRIHGAKSLEIRRRMGMVFQKPAAFNTSVYENVALGLRFRGEPEAVVRQKVADGLSLVGLSGFEERKAKTLSGGEMQRVALARVMVTDPEILLLDEPTANLDPVSVEMIEELILKINREFATTILLSTHDMFQGQRLADQMGVMVDGRFAQVGTPREIFTSPQDPYVARFVGIENIIDGTIRSTDAGIAIVEAGGVFFQVVSPLPVGAPVSLCLRPEDIAISRTAEHAGSVRNTLKGSINSVRAMGPLTRLVIDCGIPIVAVVTWKAAEELGISEGSVVCASFKATAVHVVKR from the coding sequence ATGCTCGATCTGCGTGATATAACCAAAACATTCGGGGATTCAGAGGTGCTCAGGGGAGTCTCGGCGGAGATTCGGAAGGGTGAGATCTTCACGATCATCGGGCCTTCGGGTGCCGGGAAATCGACGCTCCTTCGGATCATCAATCTCCTTGAGAGCCCGAGCGGGGGTGACGTCCTCCTGGAGGGGATGCGCATTCATGGAGCGAAGTCGCTTGAGATCCGCCGCAGGATGGGCATGGTCTTCCAGAAGCCTGCCGCATTCAATACAAGTGTCTATGAGAATGTCGCCCTTGGCCTCCGGTTCCGCGGAGAGCCTGAGGCAGTTGTACGGCAGAAGGTGGCAGACGGCCTTTCGCTTGTCGGCCTCTCCGGATTTGAGGAGCGGAAGGCAAAGACACTCTCCGGCGGCGAGATGCAGCGGGTGGCGCTTGCCCGCGTGATGGTGACTGACCCTGAGATCCTGCTTCTTGATGAGCCGACCGCAAACCTCGATCCGGTCTCAGTCGAGATGATCGAGGAGCTGATCCTGAAGATCAACCGGGAATTTGCGACGACGATCCTCCTCTCCACCCATGATATGTTCCAGGGACAGCGGCTCGCAGACCAAATGGGGGTCATGGTGGATGGCAGGTTTGCACAGGTGGGAACGCCCCGTGAGATCTTCACCAGCCCCCAGGATCCGTATGTCGCCCGTTTTGTGGGGATCGAGAATATCATCGACGGGACTATCCGCTCAACAGACGCCGGAATCGCCATTGTTGAAGCGGGGGGCGTCTTCTTTCAGGTGGTGAGCCCCCTCCCGGTGGGTGCACCGGTCTCCCTCTGCCTCCGCCCTGAGGATATTGCGATCAGCCGCACAGCCGAACATGCGGGGAGTGTCAGAAACACGCTCAAGGGATCCATTAACTCCGTCAGGGCAATGGGTCCCCTCACGCGCCTTGTGATCGACTGCGGTATTCCAATTGTTGCTGTGGTGACCTGGAAGGCGGCAGAAGAGCTTGGGATTTCAGAAGGGTCTGTGGTATGTGCCTCATTCAAGGCAACAGCGGTGCATGTGGTTAAGAGGTAG
- a CDS encoding glycosyltransferase family 4 protein produces MKIAYVYDAIYPYVRGGAEKRIGELATRLAARGHEIHLFGMKWWNEPDTVIQQGGVTIHGVCPAEPLYAGGRRTAGQALRFARSVYHPLLALGRTSGIDLIDCQNFPYFPCFSAHRVAKHLGIPLVITWHEVWGEYWYEYLGRRGVFGKIIEARAAALPHYPIAVSPMTARALAGLGVSGKVPVIPNGIDMGQIAAVVPAGMEGGGPAACYGRGDGGPDIPQSDIIFTGRLIREKHVDLLIRAAALLREELPGLRLAIIGDGPERQALETLAQEEGIAEAVSFTGFLPTHDAVIAAMKASKVFVLPSTREGFGIVALEAMACGLPVVTVDHPRNAAADLVEDGVTGYRCPLSPEGLAEGIRLSLSEPEQMQDALRAVAGEYVWEGIVERLEDEYLGMQSTNDKR; encoded by the coding sequence ATGAAAATCGCTTATGTGTATGACGCCATCTACCCCTATGTCCGTGGCGGTGCCGAGAAGCGGATAGGGGAGCTTGCCACCCGGCTCGCCGCCCGCGGCCACGAGATTCATCTCTTCGGGATGAAATGGTGGAATGAGCCGGATACGGTGATCCAGCAGGGTGGTGTTACCATCCATGGTGTCTGCCCGGCTGAGCCGCTCTATGCAGGAGGCAGGCGGACTGCCGGCCAGGCGCTCCGGTTCGCCCGCTCGGTCTATCACCCGCTCCTGGCTCTTGGCAGGACCTCAGGGATTGATCTCATCGACTGCCAGAACTTCCCGTACTTCCCCTGCTTCTCTGCACACCGTGTTGCGAAACACCTTGGGATCCCCCTTGTGATCACCTGGCACGAGGTATGGGGGGAGTACTGGTACGAGTATCTCGGGCGGCGCGGGGTCTTTGGAAAGATCATCGAAGCAAGGGCGGCCGCGCTCCCCCACTATCCGATCGCTGTCTCACCGATGACTGCACGGGCACTTGCAGGACTCGGTGTGTCTGGTAAGGTGCCGGTTATACCAAACGGGATCGATATGGGGCAGATAGCAGCAGTTGTGCCGGCTGGAATGGAAGGAGGCGGCCCTGCGGCTTGTTATGGCCGCGGGGATGGCGGCCCAGATATCCCACAATCGGATATCATCTTCACCGGCCGCCTCATCCGCGAGAAGCATGTCGATCTCCTGATCCGGGCCGCCGCCCTTCTCAGGGAGGAGCTGCCCGGCCTCCGGCTTGCCATCATCGGCGACGGACCTGAGCGGCAGGCCCTTGAGACGCTCGCACAGGAGGAGGGTATCGCCGAAGCCGTCTCCTTCACCGGCTTTCTCCCCACCCATGACGCCGTCATCGCCGCCATGAAAGCGTCAAAAGTCTTCGTCCTCCCCTCAACAAGGGAGGGCTTCGGCATTGTGGCGCTGGAGGCAATGGCCTGCGGCCTGCCCGTGGTGACGGTGGATCACCCCCGGAACGCCGCCGCAGATCTGGTGGAGGATGGGGTGACCGGATATCGCTGTCCGCTATCGCCGGAGGGGTTGGCAGAGGGGATCCGACTGTCTCTCTCTGAGCCTGAACAGATGCAGGATGCCCTCCGGGCGGTTGCGGGGGAGTATGTGTGGGAGGGGATTGTGGAGCGACTGGAGGATGAGTACCTGGGGATGCAATCTACAAATGACAAGCGATAA
- a CDS encoding GDP-mannose 4,6-dehydratase — protein MSWNNKNVLITGISGFAGSYLARHLIDQGADIFGLVRRRADGYLPHNIREKNVANGITFIEGNLEDITGMATALDISEPDVIFHLAAQSFVPRSFSHPIETAQINSIGTNNLLEAVRLKDCDPRIIFAGSSEEYGLVFSSEEQYQRMKAVHGTIYPEPTSIPEVPIKETNPLRPMSPYAVSKVYGDHLMRNYFYTYGTKAIVSRAFNHEGAGRGMMFVTSVITNQVAKLISGEIKEITIGNVNAFRDWSHVIDTIHGYCLLAEKGLPGDVYNQGSMRTTSVLSYILLSLESAGIPVDKIETVRNSKVISEPTMRDSSAVFGVPFEKTKVDRMMLAGEIDFSAEDGGITVYSGARKIPIVFDPDRFRPAEVPILFSDTTKIQKLGFSTKFSVDDIVRDQLNYYLNEIRRT, from the coding sequence ATGAGCTGGAATAATAAGAATGTTTTAATCACCGGTATCAGCGGTTTTGCAGGGTCCTATCTCGCCCGTCACCTGATTGATCAGGGTGCAGACATCTTCGGGCTTGTCCGCCGCCGGGCAGATGGCTATCTTCCCCATAATATCCGGGAGAAGAATGTCGCAAACGGGATCACCTTTATTGAGGGGAATCTGGAGGATATAACCGGGATGGCAACTGCACTTGATATCTCTGAGCCGGATGTCATCTTCCATCTTGCAGCCCAGTCTTTTGTTCCCAGGTCTTTTTCCCACCCGATAGAGACCGCCCAGATCAACTCCATCGGGACCAATAACCTTCTTGAGGCGGTCAGATTGAAAGACTGTGATCCGAGGATTATTTTTGCCGGATCTTCCGAAGAGTACGGCCTCGTCTTCAGTTCAGAGGAACAGTACCAGCGGATGAAGGCTGTCCACGGCACCATCTACCCTGAACCGACCTCGATTCCGGAGGTGCCGATCAAAGAGACGAACCCGCTCCGCCCGATGTCCCCCTACGCGGTGAGCAAAGTCTATGGCGATCACCTGATGCGGAACTACTTTTATACATATGGCACAAAAGCGATCGTCTCACGGGCATTCAACCACGAGGGAGCGGGCCGCGGTATGATGTTTGTTACATCAGTCATCACAAACCAGGTGGCAAAACTCATTTCAGGCGAGATCAAGGAGATCACCATCGGGAATGTGAATGCCTTCCGGGACTGGTCACATGTCATTGATACGATCCACGGCTACTGCCTGTTGGCCGAGAAGGGGCTGCCTGGGGATGTCTATAACCAGGGATCCATGCGGACGACCTCGGTTCTGAGCTATATTCTTCTCAGCCTTGAATCTGCCGGAATTCCGGTGGATAAAATTGAGACGGTGCGGAATAGCAAGGTTATCAGCGAACCGACGATGCGGGATTCATCTGCTGTCTTTGGAGTGCCATTTGAGAAGACGAAGGTCGACCGGATGATGCTTGCCGGTGAGATTGACTTTTCAGCTGAAGATGGCGGTATTACAGTCTATTCCGGTGCACGGAAGATACCGATCGTCTTCGATCCGGATCGGTTCCGGCCGGCCGAGGTTCCGATCCTCTTCTCTGATACCACAAAAATACAGAAGCTTGGGTTTTCAACAAAATTCAGTGTGGATGATATCGTCCGTGATCAACTGAACTATTACCTGAACGAGATCAGGCGAACATGA